The Kribbella sp. NBC_00662 nucleotide sequence GGCACGGCCTTCTTGGCCGGAACCTTCTTCGCGGCCTTCTTGGCTGCCGCCTTCTTGGTCAGCACCGGCGCCTCCCCGACCAGCGGGTCGGGAACCGGCCCGGCGGCGTGCGCCTCGGCCAGCTCGGTCTCCAGCGCCTTCACCCGGCGGGTCAGCGCGGCAACTTCCTCGGAACGAACGAACCCGAGCCGCGCGACCGCGCCCTCGACCTCGTTCGCCACGATCGCCTGCAGCAACTGACGATTGCTCTTGCTGGTGGCAACGATCTCGTCGGCCAGGTCGCTCACCCTGGTGGTCAGCGCGTCCGCCCCGGTCTGCTGCAGCAACGCTTTCGCAGCCGCCTGGGCCTTCTGCTTGGTGACCTCGGTCAACCCGTTCGCCAGCTGTACGTAGCCGCGCACTGCGTCCATCACCATGACTGCCTCCTCGCATCGTTCCCAGCAACGGTATCGCCTCGGCCGTGGGATACCAGCCAGCAGCACCTACTTGTCGAGGCCCACCCGGTGCAGGGCGGCGTCGATGGCAATGGAATCGGGCGTGGGAGCAGGCTTCGGGCGGGGCCGCCGGGTGCGGCCTGCGGTCTTCGCGGGTTTGGCCTGCTCGGCGGGCGCGTCGACAGCCGTCCAGACCGCGGACAGGATCGCGCGCAGTCCGTCGTACGGCTTGCCCTCGCCCTTGACCGCGACCACGTTGTTCACGATCTCGGCGGTCCAGCCCGCACAGGAGTGCTTCCCGCCGTCGACGGTCACACCCGGCTGCTTCTCGGCCAGCGCGCCGAGCCCGGCAGCGACGTACGTCGGGCGCTGGTTCTTGGGCGCTCGCGCCAGGTCGTACGGATCGTGGACGCCGGTCGCGACCCACAGGCTCGCGATCCCGACCGCGTTCGCGCCCTGGATGTCGGAGTCCAGCCGGTCCCCGATCATCAACGGGTGCTTGGCTTTCAGCCGTTCGATGCTCGTCTCCAGCAGCGGCGGCTCGGGCTTGCCGGCCACGACCGGATCCACGTCGACCGCGGCCCGGACGGCCTGCACGAGCGTGCCGTTCCCCGGCGCCTTGCCGGCCGCGGTAGGGATGGTCAGATCCAGGTTGGTCGCGAACCACTTCGCGCCCTCGTTGATCGCGTGCGCGCCGTCCGCGAGCATCACCCAGTTCACGTCCGGGTGGAAGCCCTGTACGACGGCCACCGG carries:
- a CDS encoding phasin family protein, with translation MVMDAVRGYVQLANGLTEVTKQKAQAAAKALLQQTGADALTTRVSDLADEIVATSKSNRQLLQAIVANEVEGAVARLGFVRSEEVAALTRRVKALETELAEAHAAGPVPDPLVGEAPVLTKKAAAKKAAKKVPAKKAVPLAKKAAAKKAAKKTAKKA
- a CDS encoding HAD-IIA family hydrolase — its product is MSTPPEPLSACDEPLASRYDVALLDLDGVVYVGPDPVPDAPENLRKAAKEGMRIGYITNNASRPARVVAEHLASFGLDVIADDVVTSAQAAAKLIASEYPKGSPVLVIGGEGLYVALEEYGLTPVRSSDANPVAVVQGFHPDVNWVMLADGAHAINEGAKWFATNLDLTIPTAAGKAPGNGTLVQAVRAAVDVDPVVAGKPEPPLLETSIERLKAKHPLMIGDRLDSDIQGANAVGIASLWVATGVHDPYDLARAPKNQRPTYVAAGLGALAEKQPGVTVDGGKHSCAGWTAEIVNNVVAVKGEGKPYDGLRAILSAVWTAVDAPAEQAKPAKTAGRTRRPRPKPAPTPDSIAIDAALHRVGLDK